The DNA sequence GCTCAaagcgccttcttcttcgccttccgCCGATAAGGAGCTGCGGTCACCAACAGCCTCGtctagctgctgctgctgcctccacaGCGTAACAACTGGCGACGTCAGTAGCTGAACCAGCAACTGCACTGCCTCACCTGCCATATCAGTCTGCACCCTGTCGTTCAGCAGAAGCACGCGCAGTAGCGCTCGCACACCGTTAGGCCGCGTAAGCACGAGACCGGTCAACGTATCACTGAGGAGTCGCTTATGACTGGCGAATCGCTCCTTCGCAAACAACTCAGCGGCGATGTGGTTCTCCGTGAGGTTTGTACGTTGTGGTCCAGGCAGAGTGCTAGGGATCGTGGacagtgcggcggcggctgccggcGGTGCACCCGGCACGCCTGGATCAAGCAGAGGATAGAGCGCCTGCAGTACAATGTGCAGTGGAAGAGTCGCACTCGACCAGCATGTGTACAAGAAGATGAGTCCGCAAAagcgacgctgcgcagcactgaCGTAGACGCTGGAGGCATTTGCTTCGTTTCCTGCCTCTTCGCACccaggcggcagcgacgggaCAGTGTAAGTGGTAGGCAGCGACGCCGGATCCAGCAGGTACACACAGGCGGCCAACACATCCTGGGTGTAGGAGGTCATGACGAACCATGCCTCAGCCGAGGCAGGCGGACGCGCATCTGGTGAAGGTGCGGCGTCGACTCCAGGCAGCGATCTGGAGGAGCCATGCGATTTGGCGCAGTAGAAGGGTAGGTAGAACTCTCTGTAGAGCTTGTAGAGGCTGGTGTACACGACCATCTCTGTCTGTGGGCTGTCGGCGAGGAGGGCGGACCGCAGGTGTCCCCGCAGCTGGAGAACGCCCTCGTGGAGGGAGCTCAGGTGGACAACAGAGAGTTCATCTGCAACTCTGGTGCAGGAGCTTGTGTCCATCTCCCTGCCGCATCCCGTGCATCCGTCGCGCGACTTGTATCCCCCGTGAAGGAGAATAatggaaagaaagagactGATTGGGCGGGGAAAGAGGTGCCGAGGGGATGAAGTTCcggcggaagagaagaagggagtgATGGCGGCGCACGTGCAGGGAAACAGCGCACGCTACGGTGAGGGAGAGCCGCGTCTGCGCCTCGCATGGGCAagtggcgggggtggggaggggggaagcacAGGAGCACAGAGTTAGCTTTGTTGCTTTAGCCAATGACGCACGagtcattttttttttcggctaCTCGAAGGAGAACGGGTGTAGAGGCGACGTTCCAATATGCCCCTCATTGGCCACCACGCACCTCCGCGCACCGCAAATGCAGACGTAAAGCACACTGTTTTTTGTCTACGCTCTCAACTGTCCATTTGTGCGTCGACTCGGCCCAGGCGAGCACTGCAGACCTACGCGCGCAGTAGCGCACGCCAACACATCACTCCGCCTGGCCCCTCTCAGTCTGTACCACAGCGGCaacgctcctcctcctcacgcagCTCCACCAAATCCTCAAGCCAAACTTTTGGAGTCACCTCAAAGCCGGCTGCGGTGTAGAGACACGTCGGgtcctccttcgctctcaCCTGCAGTGCGCTAAGATCGTCGAAGCGGTCCTCCTCGATGAACATCGTACACAGCGCCCTCCAGTAGGGGTAACTTTTGTGTCGGAGCGAAACCCGCGCGTGCTCGCCTGCCAGTCGACGCGCCTCCACCACGTAGGGCACCATCTTGTCCGCCATTAGCAGCTGAACAGACGTCACCATGTCCTTGTAGATGCGAGGAATGCCCACCAGCGGTACCAGTGACGGGTTGGCCGGCTCCCGTCGTAGCAAGTAGGCAAGGAtatcgtcctcctcttcccagTTAGTGGCCAAGAAGCTGCGCGTAAAGGCGTCGACGCCCATCAGAGAGAACATGACGAGTGAGCACAACTCCAGGAGCTCCCCGAGACACTGCAGTGGGAAGATGAGCGATGCGCACAGGTACGTGCACACACTGGAGTGGGACGATGGCGACGCCTGTGGCGCTGATGACGTCACTGTTTTCGCTAGCTCGTCCATCCGCGTCTTCAGCTttcggcgctgccgctgccagtgcGAGCTGTCGGCGTCAAAGGCCCCATGACCGAAGCAGTACTGGCCTAGCTCCGGCGCCTCACCCATCAGAAGTGGAAGAAGAAGCTTTGAAACGACGGTGTACATGGGCGGCGCTCCGTCCAGCTCATGGCCATGGATCTTGTCTAGCTTTCGCACCACACCCAACGCCAGGTGAACCACAGCGTTGCTCCTCGCGTAGTTTGGGAAGATGgctctgccgccactgcggtACACATCCGCAAGCAAGTACCAATCaaactcctccacctcgtcgagCTTACTCAAAGCCTGATCGCGCCACTGCGCGCTCGCTGCGTACCAGCCTACCAGCGACGCCATctgccgtgccgccgcgcggGTCTCCTCCAACGCCTGCTTGTGCACTgccagcagctcgcgcagcctcagcagctgctgccgcattGACTCAGACGTGACGCGCTGGTCGTACAAGGTGCTGAACAGAACGTCGTTGCGGTCGAGCAAGTTCCAcagaagaaggcgcgcgTAGGGGGAGAGGCCTTTGAGAGAGCCGTACGCATCCAGGTGCGTTGTGAGCACCACATACGCGCGGTGCAGTAGCTCATCATCCACCATGAAGTCGTCCGCTGCGAAGGTGGCCGCCTTCTTGGGCAAGGAAAAGATGCGGTACTCGTCCAGCGCTGGTTTGCGCTTCTTCGGCTCCGAAAGCTGGATCACTGTGTTCACCTCGGTATGTGGGTGAAATCggggcagcaccacctcgaaCCCGGCACGCTTGCACGAGCCTTCCTCCACCGAGCGCTTGTCGCCCTCGTAGCGCGCCGGCATCGGCATCACGAGCGACGTTCGCTCACTGTACGAGTAGCCCtgcacgtcctcctcgaGGAGCACCTCGCCCAAGTAGCTCGCCAG is a window from the Leishmania panamensis strain MHOM/PA/94/PSC-1 chromosome 26 sequence genome containing:
- a CDS encoding hypothetical protein (TriTrypDB/GeneDB-style sysID: LpmP.26.0260), which encodes MHEIHGACLALVKAAPEARPAMLDSLASSVEVIWTVARRHLTEEERAQSATRFKMYTEAFLAMLQGCVRGAADGGTAVLCRSLQRLLEEQGFPEAEFGPLASYLGEVLLEEDVQGYSYSERTSLVMPMPARYEGDKRSVEEGSCKRAGFEVVLPRFHPHTEVNTVIQLSEPKKRKPALDEYRIFSLPKKAATFAADDFMVDDELLHRAYVVLTTHLDAYGSLKGLSPYARLLLWNLLDRNDVLFSTLYDQRVTSESMRQQLLRLRELLAVHKQALEETRAAARQMASLVGWYAASAQWRDQALSKLDEVEEFDWYLLADVYRSGGRAIFPNYARSNAVVHLALGVVRKLDKIHGHELDGAPPMYTVVSKLLLPLLMGEAPELGQYCFGHGAFDADSSHWQRQRRKLKTRMDELAKTVTSSAPQASPSSHSSVCTYLCASLIFPLQCLGELLELCSLVMFSLMGVDAFTRSFLATNWEEEDDILAYLLRREPANPSLVPLVGIPRIYKDMVTSVQLLMADKMVPYVVEARRLAGEHARVSLRHKSYPYWRALCTMFIEEDRFDDLSALQVRAKEDPTCLYTAAGFEVTPKVWLEDLVELREEEERCRCGTD